From a region of the Patescibacteria group bacterium genome:
- the proC gene encoding pyrroline-5-carboxylate reductase, with amino-acid sequence MSKIVVVGAGVMGGAIIASLIREKVFTPAEISAVDLDNRKLGELKRKFKIKTEHSIKDVAPQVGVILLAVKPQSLESLCENFSTDKLVISILAGTRVAKLKQLTGSAKIVRVMPNTPAAVGCGISGWHASRQVAKNEKVLVRQILESFGEQAEFKNEKMLDAVTAISGSGPAYFFAFAEALEKAARKMGLGKNAAAFVGQTFFGAAKLADISEIPFAKLRENVTSKGGTTAAALKVFEKAGLTKIVERATLAAKKRAEELAKGK; translated from the coding sequence ATGTCAAAAATAGTAGTCGTCGGCGCAGGCGTGATGGGCGGAGCAATTATCGCATCACTCATTCGGGAAAAAGTTTTCACGCCAGCGGAAATCAGCGCAGTCGATCTCGACAATCGCAAGCTCGGCGAATTGAAAAGAAAATTTAAGATCAAAACCGAGCATTCAATCAAAGATGTCGCGCCACAAGTCGGCGTAATTTTGCTCGCCGTGAAACCGCAGTCGCTTGAATCTTTGTGCGAAAATTTCTCGACTGACAAGCTCGTGATTTCGATTCTCGCGGGCACGCGCGTCGCGAAGCTAAAGCAACTGACCGGCTCGGCGAAAATCGTGCGCGTCATGCCAAATACTCCCGCCGCCGTCGGCTGCGGAATTTCCGGCTGGCACGCGAGCCGACAAGTCGCGAAAAACGAAAAAGTTTTGGTGCGCCAAATCTTAGAAAGTTTCGGCGAACAGGCCGAATTCAAAAACGAAAAAATGCTCGACGCAGTGACGGCAATTTCCGGCAGCGGTCCGGCGTATTTTTTCGCCTTCGCCGAAGCCCTGGAAAAAGCGGCGCGCAAAATGGGACTCGGCAAAAACGCTGCTGCTTTCGTCGGTCAAACTTTTTTCGGCGCAGCAAAATTAGCCGACATCTCGGAAATTCCTTTTGCGAAGCTGCGGGAAAATGTGACTTCGAAAGGTGGCACCACCGCCGCAGCTTTGAAAGTTTTTGAAAAGGCGGGACTTACGAAAATCGTCGAGCGCGCGACACTCGCTGCGAAAAAACGCGCGGAAGAATTGGCGAAGGGAAAGTAA
- a CDS encoding S-layer homology domain-containing protein, which produces MIKKILNLVGVVAIILVGFASIPSTASAASFGSSCMLYMYQPSEFQYHLELINSNTFQKDALCRVGTYRIENNTGTAKITAMSEYSLDISVSNGDDFTVYVGKDGEEISRHLQSPITAESDINNCMSSVTDTGGVFSIELLGSDGKRVAHCRFTKYDYKVLSGEAKMTEMNEYVLYFDGTKKGKIQVTTTSPSYYQAQFEIGNSVTSTSCTDSDGGKNYFMKGKGTGIYGGGNGVIWGEDSNKCSGRQDLSLNYGVVSDCCADSSNNNQLNEAYCDENGFLQSVGYSCPNGCKDGVCISSGSTTTTTIPPAGYEDVVITNPTAASNPFSDVSISSIEGKAAVELYRRAVIGGFSDGEFKGSQPVNRAEAAKFLLLARGITVGNLKNNGRFGDVKTGEWYEKFVMKAAEKGIINGNPDGTFRPANTVNTAEFLKMLTKTFNLSTNLPYTYSDVSSNAWFAQFAGVAQKYDLFPNRGSRFLLPSQNLTRNEVAVAIYQYLKSR; this is translated from the coding sequence ATGATTAAAAAAATCTTAAATCTCGTCGGGGTTGTCGCAATAATTTTGGTTGGTTTTGCGTCCATTCCTTCTACGGCTAGCGCGGCTAGTTTTGGGTCAAGTTGTATGCTTTATATGTATCAGCCAAGCGAATTTCAATATCACCTTGAGTTAATCAATTCAAATACATTTCAGAAAGATGCTCTGTGTCGAGTTGGGACATATCGAATCGAAAACAATACAGGCACTGCAAAAATAACAGCAATGTCTGAATATTCATTAGATATTTCTGTCTCGAATGGAGATGATTTTACTGTTTATGTAGGGAAGGATGGTGAAGAAATTAGTCGACATCTTCAAAGCCCAATCACAGCTGAATCAGATATAAATAATTGCATGAGTAGTGTTACAGATACTGGTGGTGTGTTTAGTATTGAGTTGCTTGGTAGCGACGGTAAGCGTGTTGCCCATTGTCGTTTTACCAAGTACGACTATAAGGTTTTGAGTGGCGAAGCCAAGATGACAGAAATGAATGAATATGTCTTATATTTTGATGGTACAAAAAAAGGAAAGATTCAGGTTACAACTACCTCGCCAAGCTATTATCAGGCTCAATTTGAAATAGGAAATTCTGTAACATCCACATCCTGCACTGACTCGGATGGAGGGAAAAATTATTTTATGAAAGGAAAGGGGACAGGTATTTATGGTGGCGGCAACGGTGTAATTTGGGGAGAAGATAGCAACAAGTGCTCTGGGAGACAAGATCTTAGCCTGAATTACGGCGTAGTTTCCGATTGTTGTGCTGACAGCAGCAATAACAATCAATTAAATGAGGCTTATTGTGACGAAAACGGTTTTTTACAATCTGTTGGTTATAGTTGCCCTAATGGTTGCAAAGACGGAGTCTGTATTTCTTCTGGATCTACAACCACTACGACTATTCCTCCTGCTGGTTACGAAGATGTAGTCATCACAAATCCGACTGCAGCGTCGAATCCATTTTCTGATGTTTCCATTTCTTCTATCGAAGGCAAAGCGGCAGTTGAGCTTTATCGTCGCGCAGTTATTGGCGGGTTCTCGGATGGCGAATTCAAAGGCAGCCAGCCGGTCAATCGCGCTGAGGCGGCGAAATTTCTTTTGCTCGCACGCGGCATTACGGTCGGTAATTTGAAAAATAATGGTCGCTTTGGTGATGTGAAGACTGGCGAGTGGTACGAAAAATTTGTAATGAAAGCAGCTGAGAAAGGAATTATTAACGGCAATCCGGATGGCACTTTCAGACCTGCTAATACTGTCAATACAGCGGAGTTTCTGAAAATGCTAACGAAGACTTTCAATCTTTCTACGAATCTTCCTTACACTTATTCTGATGTTTCTAGTAATGCTTGGTTCGCGCAGTTTGCTGGCGTGGCCCAGAAATACGACCTTTTCCCGAATCGAGGCAGCCGATTTTTACTACCATCACAAAATCTCACTCGGAATGAAGTTGCGGTTGCGATTTATCAATATTTGAAGAGTCGATAA
- a CDS encoding NAD(P)H-hydrate dehydratase, protein MKILALPSAVLDRNSEFRGVLTRKLMENAGKQAAAVILQKFGRPKKVQIFCGSGGNGGDGFVVGLELLRKKIPVEVILAGAVKNQDAQFYLKKLPKELITKYSSTTKIDGALLVDALLGVGQRGKLRAPIANIITKLKNSNTQLTPHFSGGNRKIVSLDVPTGNLRPELVIAFHASKNSAREIVVPIGIPKSAEQFFGPGDVEFYFPRRRENSHKGENGRVVIVGGSANYLGAPLFAGLGALAAGVDLVDIFVPGVNFAATKKFSPNFLIHEFKGNTEFLTLEAAREILDFAREKNAAVVLGPGLGRNSETGKAVSFFAKNCRQPLVLDADALLPNLPKFISTQVVLTPHAAEFQRMPKNLNAVILKKGRTDAIISGERKRWNNTGNPILTVGGSGDTLAGLTGGLLAREVAAFEAAGLAAFLLGLAGERIALKSESTTPQALAKKIPQIIREILDGRKNF, encoded by the coding sequence ATGAAAATTTTAGCACTCCCTTCCGCCGTCCTCGATCGCAACTCGGAATTCCGCGGCGTGCTGACACGGAAACTGATGGAAAACGCTGGAAAACAAGCCGCAGCCGTGATTTTACAAAAATTCGGACGACCAAAAAAAGTCCAGATTTTTTGCGGCAGCGGCGGTAATGGTGGCGACGGTTTCGTCGTCGGGCTGGAGCTGCTGCGGAAAAAAATTCCCGTCGAAGTAATTTTGGCAGGCGCAGTGAAAAATCAAGACGCGCAATTTTATTTGAAAAAATTACCGAAAGAGCTCATCACCAAATATTCGAGCACGACCAAAATCGATGGCGCACTTTTGGTTGACGCGCTTTTGGGAGTCGGACAGCGAGGCAAGCTACGCGCACCAATCGCGAACATCATCACGAAATTAAAAAACTCCAACACCCAGTTAACCCCCCACTTCAGTGGGGGGAATCGCAAAATTGTCAGTCTCGATGTCCCGACTGGCAATCTCAGACCCGAACTCGTCATCGCCTTTCATGCGAGCAAAAATTCCGCACGCGAAATCGTCGTCCCAATCGGAATCCCTAAATCAGCGGAGCAATTTTTCGGACCGGGCGATGTGGAATTTTATTTTCCAAGACGCAGAGAAAATTCTCACAAAGGTGAAAATGGTCGCGTCGTCATCGTCGGCGGCAGCGCGAATTATCTCGGCGCGCCACTTTTCGCCGGACTCGGCGCACTCGCTGCCGGCGTCGATCTCGTCGACATTTTCGTACCGGGAGTAAATTTCGCCGCCACGAAAAAATTCTCGCCCAATTTTTTAATCCACGAATTCAAGGGTAATACTGAATTTTTGACGCTTGAAGCTGCTCGCGAGATTCTCGACTTCGCACGCGAAAAAAATGCAGCAGTCGTCCTCGGACCCGGACTCGGACGGAATTCGGAAACTGGGAAAGCCGTCAGCTTCTTCGCGAAAAACTGTCGCCAACCGCTCGTGCTCGACGCCGACGCACTGCTGCCGAATTTACCGAAATTCATTTCGACGCAAGTCGTCCTCACTCCCCACGCGGCGGAATTTCAGAGAATGCCAAAAAATCTGAATGCCGTAATTTTGAAAAAAGGTCGCACCGATGCAATTATTTCGGGCGAACGCAAAAGGTGGAACAACACCGGCAATCCGATTTTGACGGTCGGTGGATCGGGCGACACACTCGCCGGACTCACCGGCGGTTTACTCGCGCGCGAAGTCGCAGCCTTCGAAGCGGCAGGCCTCGCCGCGTTTTTGCTCGGTCTCGCCGGCGAAAGAATTGCGTTAAAATCGGAGAGTACGACTCCGCAGGCACTCGCGAAAAAAATTCCCCAGATTATTCGGGAGATTCTCGACGGACGAAAAAATTTTTAA
- a CDS encoding glutaredoxin, with the protein MLRKITFFFLSFFILAPLAFAVTPVNVFVREGCGHCADEEKFLTELAQTRNDFEVFYHDIGEVEHRAHFDALTALEKLPKATPITLVGNTIIQGFSSSETTGARISEILNAAAGKETLDFEQFIAAGGSSKVEKVGEGICQDTGEVCAAPEEKLIVDVPFVGTVDVGKYSLPTMAVVLGFVDGFNPCAMWVLVTFLIVLLQIGDRRKMFEVAGIFIFAEAVMYYAILNVWFTTWDFVGLDRFVTPIIGAVAICGAIFFLWEGFTSDGTCKVTSPEKRAKISNQIRSLASKPMTWAVAAGVLLLAFSVNIIEFACSIGIPQAFTKILQINSLSFLHRQFLLAIYIFFYVVDDLIVFAIALAGIEKLGITHKYSKISNIIGGVLMLILGSLLIFAPELLEFA; encoded by the coding sequence ATGCTGCGAAAAATCACTTTCTTTTTTCTTTCCTTTTTTATTCTGGCGCCACTCGCTTTTGCTGTGACGCCGGTCAATGTTTTCGTACGCGAGGGTTGCGGTCACTGCGCCGACGAAGAAAAATTTCTCACCGAGCTCGCGCAGACGCGCAACGACTTCGAAGTTTTTTATCACGACATCGGTGAAGTCGAGCATCGCGCGCATTTCGATGCACTGACCGCGCTGGAAAAACTTCCGAAAGCGACACCAATCACGCTCGTCGGCAACACCATCATCCAGGGTTTCAGTTCAAGTGAGACAACCGGTGCGCGGATTTCCGAAATTCTCAATGCGGCAGCGGGCAAAGAAACGCTGGATTTCGAGCAATTTATCGCAGCGGGCGGTAGTAGCAAAGTCGAAAAAGTCGGCGAGGGGATTTGTCAGGATACCGGTGAAGTCTGCGCGGCACCGGAGGAAAAATTAATCGTCGATGTGCCTTTCGTCGGCACGGTCGATGTCGGGAAATATTCTTTGCCGACGATGGCAGTCGTGCTCGGTTTCGTCGATGGCTTCAATCCCTGTGCGATGTGGGTGCTGGTCACTTTCCTGATTGTGCTTTTGCAAATTGGCGATCGTCGCAAAATGTTCGAGGTCGCCGGAATTTTTATTTTCGCAGAGGCGGTGATGTATTACGCGATTTTGAATGTCTGGTTTACGACTTGGGATTTCGTCGGACTCGATCGCTTCGTCACGCCGATCATCGGCGCGGTTGCAATCTGCGGAGCGATTTTCTTCCTCTGGGAAGGGTTCACGAGTGACGGGACATGCAAGGTGACGAGTCCGGAAAAACGCGCGAAAATTTCCAATCAAATCCGCTCCCTGGCTTCGAAGCCGATGACTTGGGCAGTCGCGGCGGGCGTACTCCTCCTGGCTTTCAGCGTGAATATCATCGAGTTCGCTTGCTCCATCGGCATTCCGCAAGCTTTCACCAAGATTCTCCAAATCAATTCGCTGTCTTTTTTGCACCGCCAATTTTTGCTCGCGATTTACATCTTCTTTTATGTGGTCGACGATCTCATCGTCTTCGCAATCGCGCTCGCGGGTATCGAGAAGCTGGGCATCACGCACAAATATTCCAAAATCTCGAATATCATCGGTGGAGTTTTGATGCTGATCCTTGGCAGCTTATTGATTTTCGCGCCTGAGCTTTTGGAATTTGCCTGA
- a CDS encoding DNA-directed RNA polymerase subunit beta: MATPKKASKKEAKTPARAKATSAGRKKLVLESTVKAKPYRIPAVLPNAQTARPKNPRRFLDKKKVHVPLPNLVETHLKSYNWFLEEGLHELFDEISPIQDSSGKKLELHILKHSIEAPKLTPTEAKEKSGTYEGTLKIQVRLVNKVTGEIKEQEVFFGGIPLMTDKATFIVNGIERVVVSQLVRSPGVFFSPNPLVPYFHAAKIIPKRGAWLELETDKRGIISVKIDRKRKIPITALIRAFTGWDDAKILKEFADVDTAEGRLPFIATTLEKDPAESVDEAAQLIYQKIRPGDLATPSNAKALIDQLFFDYRRYDMGPVGRYKLNKRFELKTPADKKHRIFQVDDLILIIKHLINLNNGIGASDDIDHLSNRRIRAVGELVQNKFRVGLLRVDRIVRDRMTVMDLETAAPQQLINARPITASLREFFASSQLSQFMDQTNPLAELEHKRRLSAMGPGGLSRERAGFDVRDVHTSHYGRICPVATPEGPNIGLVVHLAAYARINEFGFIETPYYKIAQDAPLKVEELVLRRAKADIKDGNKILAKEGEPITKEAAKKLIETAKKEKSERAPTRAYITTDFEYYDADEEERLKVAQANSELDENNNFLKTRISSREGGDPLLAHVNDLTHIDIVPQQIFSVTTALIPFLEHDDNTRASMGSNMQRQAVNLLKPQSPLVGTGAEAIVAQNSDQIVIAEDDGEVTSIDASQATVVYRSGKKQTYKIANYQRSNQGTCITQRPVVDLGQKLKRGDIIAEGAAVHEGELSLGQNLLVAYMSWGGYNFEDAVIISERIARTNRYDSVHIEDYVLGVRETKLGMEEVTRDIPNVAEERLKNLDADGIIQVGSYVSEGDILVGKITPKGETELTAEERLLRAIFGEKARDMKDTSLRMPGGTGGKVIDVKIFTRDDGVELPIGVVRQIHVHVAQRRQLQVGDKMAGRHGNKGVVSIVVPEENMPFLPDGTPVDIILNPLGVTSRMNIGQILETHLGWVGQKLGCKFATPVLDGISTEKITELMKEAGLPEDGKVQLFDGQTGEPFNRKTTVGITYMLKLNHLAEDKIHARSVGPYSLVTQQPLGGKAQHGGQRFGEMEVWALEAYGAAHVLQEILTIKSDDVYGRSKAYEAIVKGEEIRRPRTPESFNVLVKELQALCLNVELLDLNPVNELEEDEMLTVDEDESLSVAVTKGEAGAGVFIPEDEQISELEDFSDEELDEEASLDAVGESSIKEMKDDLDELEEGNS, translated from the coding sequence ATGGCTACCCCAAAAAAAGCTTCTAAAAAAGAAGCGAAAACGCCAGCTCGCGCCAAAGCGACTTCCGCGGGACGCAAAAAGCTGGTGCTTGAATCGACTGTGAAAGCGAAGCCTTATCGCATTCCGGCGGTTTTGCCGAATGCGCAGACCGCGCGTCCGAAGAATCCGCGCCGCTTCCTCGACAAGAAAAAAGTGCATGTGCCCTTGCCAAATCTCGTCGAGACGCATCTCAAGAGCTACAACTGGTTTCTCGAAGAAGGTCTGCATGAGCTTTTTGACGAAATTTCGCCGATTCAAGATTCCTCTGGCAAAAAATTGGAACTGCACATTCTCAAGCATTCCATCGAGGCTCCTAAATTGACTCCGACCGAAGCGAAGGAAAAAAGCGGCACTTACGAAGGTACGCTCAAAATTCAAGTTCGCCTCGTCAATAAAGTGACGGGTGAAATCAAAGAGCAAGAAGTCTTCTTCGGCGGTATTCCGCTCATGACTGACAAGGCGACTTTCATCGTGAATGGTATTGAACGCGTCGTTGTCTCACAGCTCGTGCGTTCGCCAGGCGTTTTCTTCTCGCCGAATCCGCTCGTCCCATATTTTCACGCTGCCAAAATTATTCCGAAACGCGGTGCGTGGCTCGAGCTCGAGACAGACAAACGCGGTATCATTTCTGTCAAAATCGACCGCAAGCGCAAAATTCCAATCACAGCTTTGATTCGCGCTTTCACTGGCTGGGACGATGCGAAGATTCTCAAAGAATTTGCCGATGTCGATACTGCTGAAGGGCGCTTGCCTTTCATCGCGACGACGCTCGAAAAAGATCCGGCTGAGTCAGTCGATGAAGCGGCTCAATTAATTTACCAAAAAATTCGTCCGGGTGATCTCGCGACACCGAGCAATGCGAAGGCTTTGATCGACCAACTTTTTTTCGATTACCGCCGCTACGATATGGGTCCGGTCGGTCGTTACAAGCTGAATAAACGCTTCGAGCTCAAAACGCCGGCGGACAAAAAACACCGCATTTTCCAGGTTGACGACTTGATCTTGATCATCAAGCATCTCATCAATCTCAATAATGGCATCGGCGCGTCGGACGACATCGACCATCTCTCCAATCGCCGCATTCGTGCGGTCGGAGAATTAGTCCAAAATAAATTCCGCGTCGGACTTCTCCGTGTCGATCGCATCGTGCGTGATCGTATGACGGTCATGGATCTCGAGACGGCCGCACCGCAACAATTAATTAACGCGCGTCCGATCACAGCTTCGCTGCGCGAATTTTTCGCGAGTTCGCAGCTCTCACAATTCATGGATCAGACGAATCCGCTCGCTGAACTCGAACACAAACGCCGTCTCTCCGCGATGGGTCCGGGTGGACTTAGTCGTGAACGCGCCGGCTTCGATGTGCGTGATGTGCATACTTCGCATTATGGTCGCATCTGTCCGGTCGCCACACCAGAAGGTCCGAACATTGGTTTGGTCGTCCATCTCGCAGCGTACGCGCGTATCAATGAATTCGGTTTCATCGAAACGCCTTATTACAAGATTGCCCAGGACGCGCCGCTCAAAGTCGAAGAATTAGTCTTGCGTCGTGCGAAAGCTGATATCAAAGATGGCAACAAAATTCTCGCGAAAGAAGGCGAGCCAATCACGAAAGAAGCGGCGAAGAAATTAATTGAAACCGCCAAGAAAGAAAAATCCGAGCGCGCGCCGACTCGAGCGTACATCACGACGGACTTCGAATACTACGACGCAGACGAAGAAGAGAGACTCAAAGTCGCGCAAGCCAACTCAGAATTGGACGAAAACAACAACTTTCTCAAGACGCGTATTTCTTCCCGTGAAGGCGGCGATCCATTACTCGCGCATGTCAACGATCTCACGCACATCGACATCGTGCCGCAGCAAATTTTCTCTGTCACGACTGCGCTCATTCCATTCCTCGAACACGACGACAACACGCGTGCCTCGATGGGCTCGAACATGCAACGCCAAGCCGTCAACTTGCTCAAGCCACAGTCGCCGCTCGTCGGCACGGGTGCCGAGGCAATCGTCGCGCAAAATTCCGACCAGATTGTGATTGCCGAAGACGATGGCGAAGTGACGAGTATCGACGCTTCGCAGGCGACGGTCGTCTACCGCAGCGGCAAAAAGCAGACTTACAAAATCGCGAATTACCAACGCTCGAATCAGGGGACTTGCATCACGCAGCGTCCTGTCGTCGATCTCGGTCAAAAATTAAAACGCGGCGACATCATCGCCGAAGGCGCGGCGGTCCATGAGGGCGAGCTTTCACTCGGTCAAAATTTGCTCGTCGCGTACATGTCCTGGGGCGGCTACAACTTCGAAGACGCGGTCATCATTTCCGAGCGCATCGCGCGCACGAATCGCTACGATTCCGTGCACATCGAGGATTATGTTCTCGGCGTCCGCGAGACCAAGCTCGGTATGGAAGAAGTGACGCGCGACATTCCGAATGTCGCCGAAGAACGGTTGAAAAATCTCGACGCAGACGGAATCATCCAAGTCGGCTCTTATGTTTCCGAGGGCGATATCTTGGTCGGCAAAATCACGCCGAAAGGTGAGACTGAGCTGACGGCTGAGGAGCGACTGCTCCGCGCCATCTTCGGTGAAAAAGCACGCGACATGAAAGATACTTCGCTGCGCATGCCGGGTGGCACAGGCGGCAAAGTCATCGATGTCAAAATTTTCACGCGCGATGACGGTGTAGAGCTTCCGATCGGTGTCGTGCGCCAGATTCATGTGCATGTCGCGCAACGCCGCCAACTCCAAGTCGGCGACAAGATGGCTGGTCGTCACGGCAACAAAGGTGTCGTCTCGATCGTCGTGCCGGAAGAGAACATGCCGTTCTTACCAGACGGTACGCCTGTCGACATTATCTTGAATCCGCTCGGTGTCACGAGTCGTATGAATATCGGTCAAATTCTCGAGACGCATCTCGGCTGGGTGGGACAAAAGCTCGGCTGCAAATTCGCGACGCCGGTACTCGATGGTATTTCAACTGAAAAAATTACCGAACTCATGAAAGAAGCCGGACTGCCGGAAGATGGCAAAGTTCAGCTTTTCGACGGTCAAACGGGCGAACCATTCAACCGCAAAACCACCGTCGGTATCACTTACATGCTCAAATTAAACCACCTTGCGGAAGACAAGATTCACGCGCGTTCAGTTGGACCTTATTCTTTGGTGACGCAGCAACCGCTCGGTGGCAAAGCGCAACACGGCGGACAACGCTTCGGAGAAATGGAAGTCTGGGCACTCGAAGCCTACGGTGCCGCGCATGTTTTGCAAGAAATTCTCACAATCAAATCGGATGATGTTTATGGTCGTTCCAAAGCTTACGAGGCGATCGTCAAAGGCGAGGAAATTCGTCGCCCGCGCACACCGGAATCATTCAATGTTCTCGTGAAAGAGTTGCAAGCGCTCTGTCTCAATGTCGAGCTGCTCGACCTCAATCCGGTCAATGAATTGGAAGAGGATGAAATGCTGACAGTCGATGAAGACGAAAGTCTTTCCGTCGCTGTCACCAAAGGTGAGGCTGGTGCTGGCGTATTCATCCCGGAAGACGAGCAAATTTCCGAGCTCGAAGATTTCTCTGACGAAGAGCTGGACGAGGAGGCCTCACTCGACGCGGTCGGTGAAAGCTCGATCAAAGAAATGAAAGACGACTTAGACGAACTCGAAGAAGGGAATTCGTAA